A genomic segment from Salvia splendens isolate huo1 chromosome 13, SspV2, whole genome shotgun sequence encodes:
- the LOC121760436 gene encoding uncharacterized protein LOC121760436: MAENIAFRGKSTDDPNKHITKFIQICNTTKMNGVTDEQVRLRLFPFSLEDSAKDWLESLEPGSIRTWDAMVEKFLEKFYPPSEAIKRQHEIIAFQMTPAENIRDSWGRFKSLMKRCPNHGLTPTVQVITFFKGCVPEAQRELNLNSGGNFLTKGVSEAMEVIEELVSNDEGWSNERSKVHRVASTTDHDPMSALSDKLDALTMKFDCMIMGKPCQEPQGSMEDVNYVNQGGNNRYYNNPGPNFHGGGYNQYGNTGHPNLSYGNPNNALQPPPGFTVTDGVINDPKKMTTEDILKSFMLQTNKLIEQNNQRMEKVETDVQGMSTHLKNIDIQISQISQTVSTITQPGKFPSTTIINPKDCKAIHMRSGTSYEGPSMPSENEGRVAEKRAEEEELVEENETVQISTPPKEKMATHSPTPPTAHTPAEVRIPYPQRVHKKKTDAEFSRFLDIFRKINLNIPLVEALQEMPTYAKFLKDVLSKKKRWTNYETVNISENCIAIIQKKLSAKLKDPGSFNISCVIGNDRQTKALCDLGASINLMPLSFFRKMKIGTLKPTTITLQMTDRTVTYPKGIVEDVLVMVHDFIFPVNFVVLDMEEDVNVPLILGRPFLAMGKALIDIAKGELTLHMGNKRHILSIYNAMKSREEEELVMKNECKVVHVVEVQKAQEMESTFGDFSLPQWMFGSCGGSSSKEETALNPKVKEKKTKAENSPKVETKISDGALKNTWWKKRLARSYASKIDRKSNITSYGVT, encoded by the coding sequence ATGGCGGAGAACATTGCTTTTAGGGGCAAATCCACAGATGACCCTAACAAGCATATCACTAAGTTCATTCAGATTTGCAACACAACAAAGATGAATGGAGTGACAGATGAACAGGTTCGACTAAGGCTGTTTCCTTTCTCTTTAGAGGATTCTGCAAAGGACTGGTTAGAGAGTTTGGAGCCAGGATCAATTAGAACATGGGATGCTATGGTGGAAAAAttcttggagaaattctatcCCCCTAGTGAAGCTATAAAGAGGCAACACGAGATCATTGCCTTTCAGATGACTCCTGCAGAGAATATCAGAGACTCATGGGGGAGGTTTAAATCTTTGATGAAACGGTGTCCCAACCATGGGTTAACCCCGACAGTTCAAGTCATTACATTTTTCAAGGGATGCGTGCCTGAAGCACAACGTGAGTTGAACTTGAACTCAGGCGGTAATTTTCTCACAAAAGGAGTGAGTGAAGCCATGGAAGTGATTGAGGAGCTCGTATCTAATGACGAAGGATGGAGCAACGAAAGGAGTAAGGTGCATAGGGTGGCTTCTACTACAGATCATGATCCTATGAGTGCCCTATCCGACAAGTTGGATGCGTTGACCATGAAATTTGATTGCATGATAATGGGAAAACCGTGTCAAGAGCCCCAAGGAAGTATGGAGGACGTGAACTATGTGAATCAAGGGGGCAACAACAGGTACTACAATAATCCAGGCCCCAACTTTCATGGTGGAGGATATAATCAGTACGGGAACACGGGGCATCCCAATCTCTCATATGGGAACCCCAATAATGCTCTGCAACCACCCCCAGGGTTCACAGTTACAGATGGAGTGATTAATGATCCAAAGAAGATGACCACAGAAGACATACTCAAGTCTTTCATGCTACAGACCAACAAGCTCATAGAGCAGAACAATCAAAGGATGGAGAAGGTTGAGACAGATGTGCAAGGTATGTCCACCCATTTGAAGAACATTGACATACAGATAAGCCAGATTTCCCAGACTGTGAGTACTATTACTCAACCAGGAAAATTCCCTTCTACCACCATCATCAATCCCAAGGACTGCAAAGCTATACATATGAGGAGTGGAACAAGCTATGAGGGACCTTCAATGCCATCCGAGAATGAGGGTAGAGTAGCAGAAAAGAGAGCTGAAGAGGAGGAATTGGTCGAAGAAAATGAGACTGTGCAGATTTCTACTCCACCTAAGGAGAAAATGGCTACACATTCACCTACACCACCTACAGCTCATACTCCAGCTGAAGTGAGGATCCCTTATCCTCAACGTGTTCATAAGAAGAAGACAGATGCTGAGTTTTCAAGGTTCTTAGATATCTTTAGGAAGATTAACTTGAATATCCCATTGGTGGAGGCACTTCAAGAAATGCCTACATATGCAAAGTTCCTAAAAGATGTGCTCTCCAAGAAGAAGAGGTGGACTAACTATGAGACGGTGAATATATCTGAAAACTGTATTGCCATAATTCAGAAAAAGCTATCGGCCAAGCTTAAAGATCCTGGCAGTTTCAACATCTCATGCGTCATTGGAAATGACAGACAGACAAAGGCACTTTGTGATCTGGGGGCGAGCATAAATTTGATGCCATTATCGTTTTTCAGAAAGATGAAGATCGGCACTCTCAAGCCGACAACAATCACACTGCAGATGACAGATAGAACCGTCACCTATCCTAAAGGAATTGTTGAGGACGTTCTTGTGATGGTACACGACTTCATATTTCCCGTCAATTTTGTAGTGTTGGATATGGAAGAAGACGTGAATGTACCGCTTATCCTGGGGCGTCCATTCCTTGCAATGGGAAAAGCATTGATAGATATAGCAAAAGGAGAGCTCACTCTTCATATGGGCAACAAACGCCACATCTTATCTATCTACAATGCTATGAAGAGTCGTGAGGAAGAGGAACTTGTTATGAAGAATGAGTGCAAAGTTGTGCATGTTGTAGAGGTCCAAAAGGCACAAGAAATGGAGTCCACATTTGGGGATTTTTCTTTGCCGCAATGGATGTTTGGTTCATGTGGTGGATCAAGTTCTAAAGAAGAGACTGCATTAAATCCTAAAGTGAAAGAGAAGAAAACAAAAGCTGAAAATTCACCCAAAGTGGAAACCAAAATTTCTGATGGAGCTCTGAAAAATACTTGGTGGAAGAAGAGATTGGCCAGATCATATGCTTCCAAGATTGACAGAAAGTCTAACATCACCAGTTATGGCGTGACATGA